The following DNA comes from Luteolibacter flavescens.
AAGTGAAGGCAGCCTACAAGGCGGTGGCCGTGGTGCAGCGGCGCGACCCCGTGCTGGTGACCATGTGCGGGCCGGACACGGTGATGGTGCAGTGCTTCCCCGTGCCCGCCGGCGGCGACATGAAGATCCGCTTTGGCATCACCGCACCGCTCGATGGAGACCTGTGGGAAATGCCGCGCATCCTCGAGAGGAATTTCGGCCTGAAGGAAAGCCTGGAGCACTCCGTGTGGATGCAGAGCGAGGGCACCTTTGATCTACTGGAGCAGGGTGCCGCCCCTCGCACTGCCGCGGTCGATGGCCCCGGTCGCTCGATGGCTCTCTCCCTGCCCCCGTCCGCGGTGAGCGGCGGCCTGCTTGCGGTGAAGGCAACCGCGGTATCCGGCGAGGCACCCACGGTCTGGTGCGAGGACAAGTTCTCCCCCGTCCACGAGCGCTACCTGGTGCGCGAGCCGAAGAAGATCCACCGCAAGCCCGAGGGCAAGCTGCTGGTGGTCATCGACGGATCGGTCTCGATGGAGGCTTCCAAGCCATGGCTGCTCCAAGCACTCAACGGGCGCAATGCCGACATACTGCTGGCGAATGACGGCGTGAAGCCGATCACCGTGCGGGAACTCCGCGACCATCGCTTCACCGGAGGGCGCGACAACGAGCCCGCCCTGCGTGAAGCGGTCCGCCGTGCGAAATCGGGCGAAGTCGGCGAGATCGTGTGGTTGCATGGCCCGCAGGCCGTCGGGCTTTCGCAAGCGGAAGCGCTGCTGCAACTGATCGAGCGCGGCACCCGCATCCCCGTGATCCATGAGGTGATGGCCGCGCCGGGACCGAACCGCCTCGCCGAGGCCCTGCAGAGCAGCGGGGCAATGCGCCGCGGCCCCGCGCTGCTGAATCCGCTCGAAGACCTCTCCGCCTTCCTCGACACGCTCGGCCTGGAGCGCGACGAGACCGCCTGGCACTGGCGCCGCAGCGCGACCCCGCCGACCGATCTCGGCAATCCCGTGTGGGACCACCTCGCCCGCCAGTGGGCGATGGAGTCGATCGACTCGCCTCTTTCAACGATCCCCGAGATCGATCGCCCCGCTCTCGCCGCACGCTACCAACTCGTCACCCGAGTGTCCGGCGCGGTGGTGCTAGAGACGATGGAGCAATTCAAGCAACACGGACTGGAGCCGGTGGACGCGAGTTCCGTGCCCCAGGTGCCAAATGTCCCGGAACCCTCCACTGCCATGCTCGTGATGCTCGGCACCGTGGCGGCGGTCTGCCGCAGGCGGCGCGAAAAGCCTACTCCACAGCCGGCCACCCCTCCTGCCACTTGAGCGGCAGCATGCGCAGGTCGGAGCGACCACGGCGCTCGCGGTCGTAGTAGTGATGGACCAGCCATTCCTTGCCCCTCTCCCGGAAGATTGAGGCATGGCCGGGTCCGATGTGGCGGCCCTGTGTGGCGAGGAATGGCGAGCCGCCGCCGTCCTTCATGTCGGTGCCATCCTTGTCCAGATACGGGCCGGTGATCTTCCTGCTGCGGCCCACGCGAATCTCGTAGGTGCTGTCCACGCCGCGGCAGCACTTCCCCCAATTCACGAAGAGGTAGTACCAGCCGTCGTTCTTGTGGATGAAGGGAGCCTCGATCTCCGGATACATCGCGAGCCGCAGCGGCGCATCGTGGTTCTTCCTCAGCCCGGTCTCAGGATCGAGCTCGATGAGGAAGATGCCTTCCCAGAAAGAACCATAGCTCATCCACAGCTTTCCGTCGTCGAGGATCACCGCAGGGTCGATGGCATTGAAGCGATCCGGCCGCCGCGAGCGGATGACCACGCCCTCGTCTTTCCAGCCGTAGTCTTTTGACGCGGGATCGAGCGTCTTGCCGGTGAGCAACCCGATGGCGGAATGATTCGAGCCGAAGCTGGAGACGGAGTAGTAGATGAACCACTTGTCGTTCACTCGGATGATGTCCGGTGCCCACAGGTGCCCCTTGTTCTCCGGCACCTCGGTCTTGTGCCAAGCGGGATAGTCCTTGAAGAGCGGAGCCTCCCGCTTCCATCTGCCGTCCTGCTCGCGCTTCAGGAGCAGTACTCCATTGCCGGTGGAGAGGCACCATGTCGCTCCGTTCTCCTCGACCACCGTGGAGGGGTCGTGGATGCGCGGGTAGGTCTCGTCACGCGGGACCTGCGCCCGGACCGGAAGCACGGCAGCGAGGGCGAAGAGAAGCATTCGGGGAATCATGGGAAGGAAACGCGCGGCACTCCTGGATGTTTCGCATGCTGTCACAGTTGTCTTGCCGCTTCCGAGCGATCATCCCATCGTTCTTCCGTCAAATGGAGAACTCCGAAATCATTTGGTTCGTGCTGGAGGTGGCCTGCATCAGCGGCCTGATCCTGTGGCAAAAGGCAGCCCCCTCGCGGCATCTCGTCATGATGATCGCCTCGCTCGCTTGGGTCGTGGTGCTGGGCCTGCCATGGCTTTTCGTAAGCCTGAACGGGTATGAGCCTTTGATAAACGTCCTGGGCGAAGAAAGTACCTACAGCATCGTCACTCACTGCAATCTCTTCGGCTGGATCGGATGGGCTTTCTTCGCACTCGGCTTGTGGAGACTCTCCAAGGACCCTCAATTCGATCATTCCCTCCCCAAATGAGCCCGGAACTCCAGCACATCCTGACAACCGCCTCATGGCTCGCCTACAATGTGGCGCTTGCCGTCGTGTGCCTGGCCTGTCTTCGGCTGGCGAAGCGTTCCGGGGACCGGACATGGCGGGTTTCCGCCTGGCTGGGCTTTGCTTATCTGCTGATCGTCGCGATCACCTACACTGCCAGCTTCGCCACTCCTTTTCTGAATTCACACCTCCAGTTGTGGATCGAGATAGAGAATCGCGCGTATCTGGCAGCCGACATCCTGTGCACGGGACACCTGCTTTCCTTCGCGGTGGCCGTTTTCAGGAGAGTGAGGAGCCTCCCCGCCCGGCGGACCGCGCCGGACGGATGTGACGGCGAACTGGCGGATTGAAGCACCACACTATGACGACAGATGTCGTCACATTCGGCTTGCATGAGACGACATTTGTCGTCACTCATCGTTCATGCCGATGAAATCCCTTCCCCCGCTGTCGCCTGGCGAGCAGGCCTTGATGGACCTGATCTGGCAGCAGCAGCCTCTGTCCGTTGCCACCCTGCTGGAGATGGTGAATGCCGGGCGCGACGAGGCTATCTCCCGCAATACCCTGCAGACCCAGCTCACCCGCCTGGAGGCAAAGGGCTGGCTGAAGCATGACGACAGCGATCGCGTCCGGATGTATCGCGCCGCCGTCACCGAAAGGCGGGGGCGCGGGAAGATCCTCACCGAGTTGAAGCAACGCCTCTTCGGCGGCTCCGGCATCTCGCTCGTCCGTTGCCTCGTGGAAGAAGGCGGCCTGAACGATGCGGAGCTGAAGGAGTTGAAGGGCCTCATCGATAGCCACCGGAAGGGAGGCAAGCCATGAAACTGCCCGAGCACTACCTGATGACGGTCGTCCTTCACACCGCCGTTCTTTCCGCTGCGGTTCTCGTGGCCACACTATGCTTCAGGAGTCCGCAGCGCGTCGCGACGACTTCACTGTGCGGCATCTTGGCCATAGCGATCCTTCCGTGGTTTTCCGCCATGAGGCTTGCTGGCAGGAACAGCGATCCCATTGAAGAAGGAGGCAGTGCCACCTTGGTGAGCCTGCCGCAATGGACCGTCATGACAATTCCCGCCGGGGAAGCAGAGGCAGGCCCGGATGCTATCCCGGCCTCGTTCGTCGCCCTCGAAGGATTCACCCTGGCCCTCGGAATCTGGTTGCTCGGCGCGCTGATTTCGTCGGCACTGCTCTTTGCCGCCGCGGGCAAGATCCGGCGTTGGCGGAGAGGTCTCGCCATGCCTGATGACGAGGCGTGGCAAGCTATCCTCGGAGCATCACCGGAAAACCCGGATCGACGCCGCTTCCGGATTGCTCCGGTGGATTGCAGCCCGTGCGTCGCCGGATTCCTCCGACCGCTGGTCGTGATCCCGGGCTTCCTGCTCGACCCATCCATGCGCAGGGAACTCGGCTGGGCTCTCCGCCACGAAATGAGTCACTGCCGGGGCCACGACTCCCGGTGGATCATCGTGCTGGAGTGGACCCGCGCCATCCAGTGGTGGAATCCCTTCCTCCACCTGCTCGTCTCGCGCTGGAGCATGGCCCGTGAACACGTCTGTGATCTGGCTGCGAGCGAAGGTGATCGCCCCGCATATGGCGAGTTCCTCATCGAAATGGCCGCCAAGCCCACATCACGGAATCCCTTCGCCGTGACCATGGTGCGGAGCCACCGACTGAAGACCCTGAAGGCCCGCATCGTCACCGTGCTGAAAGCCGCACCCGGAGGCCCGGTCCGCCTCGAAAGGAAAGTCCTCTTCCCTGTCTGCCTCGCGATGCTGGGAGCGTCGCTGATGATTTCCTGCGTGCGCATCGGGGAAGACCATCGTGACACGACCGCCGCCAGCACCCCGGAGAAGGCGACCCGCACCAGCACATCCAGCGACACGCTGCCCGCCGGGAAAGCCGCCCAGATCAAGATCAACGTGAAGGTGCTGGCCCCCTCCGATGGCCCGGCAGCCGCGGACGGCAGCATTTTCACCGATGCGGAAATGCAGCAACTCATGAGGACCTACGCCCAGAAGCGGGGCACCATGCTGATGACCATGCCTTCCGTCACGGCGAAGACTGGCGAGACCGCCTTTCTCGAAATCGTCCGCGAACACCCGGACGATCCACCGTGGAGCATCGACCTCAAGCGCCCGCAGGCCCGCCCGAATCGCTTCGTCGGCTGGAGCCTCCGGATCACGCCGGCCCTTGACGGCGGAAAGGTCAAGGTCAGCGCCGACATCAACTACGGCTTCATCCCGCGCGCCCACTATTCCATGAACACACCTTCCGACGGCATGTTCGACAACGAGAGCAAGATCAACTGGAAGAAGCTGCAGCGGAAGGTTGCGAGGGGCATCGGCAGACTGTCCCCCGGAGAGACCGTGGCGATCAACTTGGGCGAGGTGGAATCTCGTTGCTTCCCCACCATTTTCATCACGGCGGTCCCCATCGACGCCGTCGGGCGAGAGATCAAGGACCTCCGGTGAAACAGCTCAGGCGGCGGGACTCACGCTCCCGCCGCGCCTTCCGGCACTTCAGCCAGCCTCTTCTTTCGTCCGTAAACCAACTCGAAGACCGGCGACGCCATCAGGGTGGTGACGATCGCCATCACCACGAGGATCGAGAAGAGCGCCTCGCCGATGATCCCGCGCTGGAGGCCGATATTGATGATGATCAGCTCCATCAGGCCGCGGGCATTCATCAGAGTACCCACGGCAAGGGAGGTGGCATTGTCCTCGCCATTGAGACGGGCCGCGGCCCAGCAGGCCACGCCCTTGCCCAGCACCGAGGCGAGCAGGACGACCACGCCGATGAGCATCAGCTTGGGATCGATCAGCACGTTCAACTTCGTATTCAGGCCGGAGAAGGTGAAGAACATCGGCAGGAGGAAGACCACAGCGAAGGGCTCGATCTTCTTCCGGATGTCGTCGGCGAAGACCCCGCGCGGCATCGCAATGCCGAGGATGAAGCCGCCGAAGACCGCGTGCACGCCGATGATGTCCGCATACCAGGCGGCAAGGCAGAAAAGTGCGAGCACCAGCGCCATCATCGGCTGGGAAACCTCGCCCTTGCGCTCGGCGGCGCGGCCCAGCGCGGACAGCCATTTCCGGCCCACGGTCAACGCGAGCACGCCATAGATCGCCGATCCGCCGATGGCCACGACCTCGGCACCGATGGAAATGTCACCGATGACCAACGGATGCGAGGCACCGAAGGTCGCCAGCACCACGGCCAGCACACACCAGGCGGCTGCATCGTCGATGGCACCCGCGGCGAGCGCCAGCGTGCCCAGCGAGGTGCCGGAGAGCCCCCGCTCCGAGATGATGCGGGCGAGCATCGGGAAGGCCGTGATCGCAATCGCCGCACCGAGGAAAAGCGCGCCTTCGAAATAGCGCACCTTTGGAGAAAAGATGCCGGGCACGTGCTGCAGCCAGAGGACCAGCAGCGCCCCGAGGATGAATGGCACCACCATCCCCGCGATGGAGACGCACGCCGCGCTCTTCGCCCGCGAGCGGAAGTGGTCCGTATTGAACTCCAGGCCGACGAGGAACATGTAGAGCCCCACACCGAGCTGCGCGCCTGCATACAGGATGCCCCGAGACTCCGGAGTGAAGATCGACTTCATCAGGTCCGGGAAGAAGTAGCCGAGCAGCGACGGCCCGATGAGCACGCCCGCGATCATTTCCCCCACCACCTGCGGCTGCCCCACCTTTTTCGCGAGAATCCCGACCAATCGGCAGACAACCAGGATAACGGCCATCTGAAGGAAGAAGGAGGCAGACAGGGCGTGCATGTGCGACGCCCTTGTAAAGGGGCAATGCCCCCGGTCGAGCGAGAATTATAATGCCATTGCAACATGCAGTCATGGCGACCGGACTCCGTTTCGGTTGATCCATTTCAAACAATCTTAACTCGCAGTCACATTTCTTGTAACGTCGCTCCGGCCCTCGCCAGACCACGGGGTGAAACAACCTTCCTCATCAAAATGAAACTCCTTCGACTGCTTCTCGGACTGGCCCTTGCATCATCCTCGCTGCATGCCGCCCCTACTCCTCTCGGGCAATTGACCCCGCTCGGAGACTCGTCCTACGGCAGCGCCATGGATGCCAGCGGGACCTACGCCGTGGTCGGCTGCCGCATGAGGGCCGTGGACATCGGCGCGGTGGCACCCCGCACCGTGGAGCTGCTGGAGAGGAATCCGGCGAGCGGCGTCTGGGCGCGGGCGAAAGTGTTCACCGCACCTGATCCGGGACTCTACTTCGGATGGTCCGTCGCGATCGATGGCGACAATGTAGTCGTGGGTGCCCCGTCGCTTCTCGGTGCCGGACAAGAGCAGCCCGGGGAAGGCGTGAATGGCCGCGTGTATGTGTATTCGAGGAATTCCGGCGGGACCAATGCCTGGGGCCTCCAGCGAACCATCGTGGGGCCCAGCGAGGGCACAGGCGCGCACGTCTCGCTCTCCGGCACGCATTTCGCCGTGGGCACCCCTGCCCTGCTGGCCGGGGATGTCGGCCGTATCCAGATCCACGAACGGAATCAGGGCGGCGCGGCGAATTGGGGTCAGACTGCACAGATCTACAATCCCCAGATGGGTGGCTCCAAGGGACCGGGCACACTCCGCTTCGGGACGAATTTCGACCTGCACGGCGAGGTGCTGGTTTGCGGTGCCATCGATGACTTCGAGGAAAGTACCGTCGTGCGGACATTCCTCCGCAACCAGGGCGGACCGAATGTCTGGGGACTCTCGCAGACGCTTCCGCCCATGCAACCGGGCTACCGGCAGGGCCTGCAGGTGGCCGTCCACGGCGGACGCATGGTCGCCACCGGCATGACCACCGAGAACGTGCCGTACCTGAAGATCTACTGGAAGGACTCCGGCGGTCTCTTCACCACCAGCACCGCCTACATGCCGGTGGCCGGATCGACTCCGCGCCGGGTGGCGATCAATGACGAGCTCTACGTCACGATGGATCGCGAGGACAGCGGCGACGTCCGGGTGACCGTGAGCGTGTGGGATGGCACCACGGGTGATTATTACTTCGAGCACTCCAGCCGGATCATCGGCCGGGAGGACCTGCCGACTGCCACCTACGCCCTCGCCGTGGCCACGGATGGCGTGCTCGCGGGCCTCGACCGGGTGGCCGGAGATCCGCCGTCCCACAGGGCGGGCATCATCCGCCCGCTGAGCCGGAATGCCGGTGGAGCGAATCAATTCGGCCCGCTTTCCCCCATCATTCCGAATGCCCCCGGCTCCGGCAGCTTCGGACGCGCCATGGCTCTCGCGGGGAATTATCTGATCGTCGGTGAGTCGGATGCGGCGGTCGGCGGGACCGACCGCGGCACGGCCTACCTTTTCCAACGCATGCGGAGCAGCTTCGCCCCGGCTGCTGAGGAATGGCGGCTCCGCGCCCGGCTCGGCCCGCCCACCGGCGTCGATGCCGAGGACTTCGGCTCCTCGGTCGCGATCGGCACGGGCGGAATGATTGCCATCGGTGCCCCGGGCGCCGCGGCCGGAGGAAACGCCCATCTTTTCCAGATCTCGGCGTGGGGATATCCCGCATTTCTCACCACCCTCAACCGCGGCATGCCCACCGGCGACATCCGCTTCGGCAGTGCGGTGGCGGTGGTCAATAACAGCGAAGTCCTCGTCGGCGCTCCCGGAGCGGATGTCGACGGGACAAACGCCGGGGCTGTCTATCGATACGTCAGAGGAGCCAGCAGTTGGGGATGGTCCTCGCTCCTGAGAACGGACGCCGACGGCAGCCCCGCAGGAGACGGATTCGGCAACAGCCTCTCTTTTTCCAGCAACCGCCTCGCGGTCGGGGCCCTGTCGGACGAGAACAATGGCGCGGTTTACATGTATGATCGCTCGACCGCCGGTGCCTACACGCAGGCAGCGAAGCTCCAGCCGTCGGAAAGCGGGCACGGGCTCTTCGGCCTCACGGTCGCACTGCGGGAGGATCGGCTGGTTTCCGGCACCTTCAGCCTCGGCAAGGGCGAGGCATTCGTCTTCGAAAGAGGCCCCGGTGGCTGGTCGCAGGTCGCCCGGCTTGGCCCGGCCAGCCTGGACAATTTCGACAGCTTTGGCAGCTCCCTCGCGATCGGCCGCGACTTCATCATCGCCGGAGCGCCGGGAGACGACGGGGTGCCCATCGCGCCTTCCAGCAACCGCGGCATTGCCTATCAATTCCGCCGCGGTCCCACCACGTGGACGGCATCTAACAGCCTGACGCCCGATTACTTGAATGACTCCGGCAGTCTCCTCATCACCGGTGCCTCCGAGCAGCGGTTCGGCTCCGGCATGGCAGGCAGCGGCGACTACTTTGCCATCGCATCACCGGGCTACGACGCGGTCGGCACGGACACCGGCATCGTCCGCTTTTATCGCTACGGGGGCTTCGAGCAGTGGGCGGAAAGCGAAAGCTTGCCCGCGAATCTTTCCGGCCTCCACGACGACCCGGACCAGGACGGACAGTCGAACCTTCTGGAATACGCCGCCGGTAGCGATCCGAACGACGGCAGCAGCATGGCACAACTGGCCTACTCCTTCGTCACCAGCGGTGGTGCGACTTACTTCCATGGACGCCTCCTCAAACCGACATCGCCGGAGAGGCGCGGGATCACCTACCAGCTACAGGGAGGCACCAATCTGGCCATCATGTCGCCATCGCAGGTGACCGGCGTGGTGGAAGACGCCTCGGAAATCAGCGGCCGCTACTTCCAGCCGCTGTCCACGACTCCGAAGGCTTTCCTCCGGCTGAGCGTGGATTACGCCGGCTCAGTCGCCCCATGAGTCCGCAGGAGCACCGCCGCGCGCTCTTTTTCAAGCCCTTGCCACTTGCCACCGGACGCCGGGGGATTTACTCCCGGCTCCGTCATGTCTGAAACCACACAGCCCCAATCGACCGAAGCCGAACTCATCGCCGTCCGCCGTGAGAAGCTCGGCAA
Coding sequences within:
- a CDS encoding VIT domain-containing protein, with the translated sequence MKTWTSQAEKRLGEYLDERVRREGFDGEDADELKSDLRRHIHEEAEKDSSGSIGLMQLETILSRLDVGYQPPPELTTKRARGRRSSIATWTFGVVMPLLVVILELISSFCGGVFFDPIPTWWHALLILLVPGVNAWLLKGAPGGRESGKGFVAGLVLVVSAFYALLFLPLAPLSAIALIFFGFGILSLTPIIAGIVTWRIGRGMRRESADAPRYRRGWRVGFAIAVVTLVALEGPALWTRSQLATASGDGDSREAAIERLRTFHSSRTLLRACYERNGEMGRVTDIAGWIERGWEIPASIFGMRIPPDIDPAKSRDVFFRVTGKPFTSVAPPRTVTEFGSRGSRGDTREWEFDDHVGSDDVAVRLKNLDMTESRFDGHVDPRSRLGYGEWTMVFHNRAANAQEARCQVLLPRGGRVSRLTLWVNGEEREAAFNAVSKVKAAYKAVAVVQRRDPVLVTMCGPDTVMVQCFPVPAGGDMKIRFGITAPLDGDLWEMPRILERNFGLKESLEHSVWMQSEGTFDLLEQGAAPRTAAVDGPGRSMALSLPPSAVSGGLLAVKATAVSGEAPTVWCEDKFSPVHERYLVREPKKIHRKPEGKLLVVIDGSVSMEASKPWLLQALNGRNADILLANDGVKPITVRELRDHRFTGGRDNEPALREAVRRAKSGEVGEIVWLHGPQAVGLSQAEALLQLIERGTRIPVIHEVMAAPGPNRLAEALQSSGAMRRGPALLNPLEDLSAFLDTLGLERDETAWHWRRSATPPTDLGNPVWDHLARQWAMESIDSPLSTIPEIDRPALAARYQLVTRVSGAVVLETMEQFKQHGLEPVDASSVPQVPNVPEPSTAMLVMLGTVAAVCRRRREKPTPQPATPPAT
- a CDS encoding arabinan endo-1,5-alpha-L-arabinosidase, with product MLLFALAAVLPVRAQVPRDETYPRIHDPSTVVEENGATWCLSTGNGVLLLKREQDGRWKREAPLFKDYPAWHKTEVPENKGHLWAPDIIRVNDKWFIYYSVSSFGSNHSAIGLLTGKTLDPASKDYGWKDEGVVIRSRRPDRFNAIDPAVILDDGKLWMSYGSFWEGIFLIELDPETGLRKNHDAPLRLAMYPEIEAPFIHKNDGWYYLFVNWGKCCRGVDSTYEIRVGRSRKITGPYLDKDGTDMKDGGGSPFLATQGRHIGPGHASIFRERGKEWLVHHYYDRERRGRSDLRMLPLKWQEGWPAVE
- a CDS encoding BlaI/MecI/CopY family transcriptional regulator is translated as MKSLPPLSPGEQALMDLIWQQQPLSVATLLEMVNAGRDEAISRNTLQTQLTRLEAKGWLKHDDSDRVRMYRAAVTERRGRGKILTELKQRLFGGSGISLVRCLVEEGGLNDAELKELKGLIDSHRKGGKP
- a CDS encoding M56 family metallopeptidase; this translates as MKLPEHYLMTVVLHTAVLSAAVLVATLCFRSPQRVATTSLCGILAIAILPWFSAMRLAGRNSDPIEEGGSATLVSLPQWTVMTIPAGEAEAGPDAIPASFVALEGFTLALGIWLLGALISSALLFAAAGKIRRWRRGLAMPDDEAWQAILGASPENPDRRRFRIAPVDCSPCVAGFLRPLVVIPGFLLDPSMRRELGWALRHEMSHCRGHDSRWIIVLEWTRAIQWWNPFLHLLVSRWSMAREHVCDLAASEGDRPAYGEFLIEMAAKPTSRNPFAVTMVRSHRLKTLKARIVTVLKAAPGGPVRLERKVLFPVCLAMLGASLMISCVRIGEDHRDTTAASTPEKATRTSTSSDTLPAGKAAQIKINVKVLAPSDGPAAADGSIFTDAEMQQLMRTYAQKRGTMLMTMPSVTAKTGETAFLEIVREHPDDPPWSIDLKRPQARPNRFVGWSLRITPALDGGKVKVSADINYGFIPRAHYSMNTPSDGMFDNESKINWKKLQRKVARGIGRLSPGETVAINLGEVESRCFPTIFITAVPIDAVGREIKDLR
- a CDS encoding cation:proton antiporter, with protein sequence MAVILVVCRLVGILAKKVGQPQVVGEMIAGVLIGPSLLGYFFPDLMKSIFTPESRGILYAGAQLGVGLYMFLVGLEFNTDHFRSRAKSAACVSIAGMVVPFILGALLVLWLQHVPGIFSPKVRYFEGALFLGAAIAITAFPMLARIISERGLSGTSLGTLALAAGAIDDAAAWCVLAVVLATFGASHPLVIGDISIGAEVVAIGGSAIYGVLALTVGRKWLSALGRAAERKGEVSQPMMALVLALFCLAAWYADIIGVHAVFGGFILGIAMPRGVFADDIRKKIEPFAVVFLLPMFFTFSGLNTKLNVLIDPKLMLIGVVVLLASVLGKGVACWAAARLNGEDNATSLAVGTLMNARGLMELIIINIGLQRGIIGEALFSILVVMAIVTTLMASPVFELVYGRKKRLAEVPEGAAGA
- a CDS encoding FG-GAP repeat protein; translation: MKLLRLLLGLALASSSLHAAPTPLGQLTPLGDSSYGSAMDASGTYAVVGCRMRAVDIGAVAPRTVELLERNPASGVWARAKVFTAPDPGLYFGWSVAIDGDNVVVGAPSLLGAGQEQPGEGVNGRVYVYSRNSGGTNAWGLQRTIVGPSEGTGAHVSLSGTHFAVGTPALLAGDVGRIQIHERNQGGAANWGQTAQIYNPQMGGSKGPGTLRFGTNFDLHGEVLVCGAIDDFEESTVVRTFLRNQGGPNVWGLSQTLPPMQPGYRQGLQVAVHGGRMVATGMTTENVPYLKIYWKDSGGLFTTSTAYMPVAGSTPRRVAINDELYVTMDREDSGDVRVTVSVWDGTTGDYYFEHSSRIIGREDLPTATYALAVATDGVLAGLDRVAGDPPSHRAGIIRPLSRNAGGANQFGPLSPIIPNAPGSGSFGRAMALAGNYLIVGESDAAVGGTDRGTAYLFQRMRSSFAPAAEEWRLRARLGPPTGVDAEDFGSSVAIGTGGMIAIGAPGAAAGGNAHLFQISAWGYPAFLTTLNRGMPTGDIRFGSAVAVVNNSEVLVGAPGADVDGTNAGAVYRYVRGASSWGWSSLLRTDADGSPAGDGFGNSLSFSSNRLAVGALSDENNGAVYMYDRSTAGAYTQAAKLQPSESGHGLFGLTVALREDRLVSGTFSLGKGEAFVFERGPGGWSQVARLGPASLDNFDSFGSSLAIGRDFIIAGAPGDDGVPIAPSSNRGIAYQFRRGPTTWTASNSLTPDYLNDSGSLLITGASEQRFGSGMAGSGDYFAIASPGYDAVGTDTGIVRFYRYGGFEQWAESESLPANLSGLHDDPDQDGQSNLLEYAAGSDPNDGSSMAQLAYSFVTSGGATYFHGRLLKPTSPERRGITYQLQGGTNLAIMSPSQVTGVVEDASEISGRYFQPLSTTPKAFLRLSVDYAGSVAP